One window of the Eucalyptus grandis isolate ANBG69807.140 chromosome 6, ASM1654582v1, whole genome shotgun sequence genome contains the following:
- the LOC120294814 gene encoding L-type lectin-domain containing receptor kinase IV.1-like: protein MLFVIILAVSLLANTAPTHETGDFTYNGFRSVNLSLDGLAALTGNGLLKLTSVNQQNKSRAFYPNPIKFKNSSDGAVHSFSTTFIFAIIAEYPALAGPGFAFVIAPRREFPGDRPGYYFGLFNETNNGNSSNHIFAVEFDTMKNTENQDTDDNHVGIDVNGLLSVKSSPAGYTENDIPGFRNLSLISGKAMQVWVDYDGVQKQIRVTLAPVNVDRPNTPLLSLSFNLSPIFKETMYVGFSSSTGALLTSHYILGWSFLVNGQAHRLDLSQLPRLPHKKKKQKSALLTTGLPFICLFFLSILVFAMAYAIRKRRKFAEVLEDWERDYGPHRFKYRDLYVATKGFRDQELLGAGGFGRVYRGVLPTSKTEIAVKRVSHESRQGMRQFIAEIISIGRLRHRNIVTLLGYCRRKGELLLVYDYMPNGSLDKYLYNQPKVTLNWSQRFRVIKGVACGLYYLHEGWEQVVIHRDIKASNILLDSELNGKLGDFGLARLYDHGTDPQTTHLVGTLGYVAPENTRTARATTSTDVFAFGAFLLEVTCGRRPIEAREEEDVILVDWVFSCWDKGNILEARDPNLGTDSVAEEVELVLQLGLLCSQSEPTARPSMRQVVQYLEGELAMQDLSSLGITEGGLTFAHHEGFSKSILSDPSSSGKAFSQISSVANSLLSGGR from the coding sequence ATGTTATTCGTGATTATTCTGGCGGTTTCTCTCCTGGCAAACACGGCACCGACTCATGAAACCGGCGATTTCACGTACAATGGTTTCCGGTCTGTGAACCTGAGCCTCGATGGTTTAGCTGCACTCACTGGCAATGGCCTCCTGAAGTTAACCAGTGTGAACCAACAGAACAAGAGTCGTGCCTTCTACCCAAACCCCATCAAGTTCAAGAATTCATCCGATGGCGCTGTTCACTCGTTCTCCACTACATTCATCTTCGCTATAATTGCCGAATATCCAGCTCTGGCTGGTCCCGGGTTCGCATTCGTGATAGCTCCTCGTAGAGAATTTCCTGGAGATCGGCCTGGTTATTACTTTGGGCTCTTCAACGAAACAAACAATGGCAATTCCTCAAATCACATTTTTGCGGTGGAATTTGACACAATGAAAAACACCGAAAACCAGGATACCGATGACAACCATGTTGGGATCGATGTCAATGGGCTGCTCTCTGTAAAATCTTCCCCTGCTGGATACACTGAAAACGACATTCCAGGCTTCAGAAACTTGAGTCTGATTAGTGGTAAAGCAATGCAAGTTTGGGTGGATTATGATGGTGTGCAGAAACAAATCAGGGTCACATTAGCTCCGGTCAATGTTGACAGACCGAACACTCCCCTTTTGTCTCTGTCCTTCAATCTCTCGCCGATCTTCAAGGAGACCATGTATGTTGGGTTCTCTTCCTCAACCGGTGCGCTCTTAACTTCTCATTATATCCTCGGATGGAGCTTTCTGGTAAATGGACAAGCTCATAGGCTTGATTTGTCTCAACTTCCCAGATTGCCccataagaaaaagaagcaaaagtcTGCTCTTCTCACTACTGGACTACCTTTCATATGCTTGTTCTTTCTATCAATACTGGTCTTTGCTATGGCTTACgcaattagaaaaagaagaaaattcgcAGAGGTTCTGGAAGATTGGGAGCGCGACTATGGTCCGCATCGGTTCAAGTACAGAGATCTCTATGTTGCCACGAAGGGGTTCAGGGATCAAGAGCTATTAGGAGCTGGTGGATTTGGTAGGGTTTATAGAGGGGTATTACCCACCTCGAAAACTGAGATTGCAGTGAAGAGAGTTTCTCATGAATCGAGGCAAGGGATGAGACAGTTCATTGCTGAGATTATTAGCATTGGTCGGCTTCGTCATCGGAACATTGTGACGCTTCTCGGATACTGCCGTCGAAAGGGCGAATTGCTTTTGGTTTATGACTACATGCCAAATGGAAGCCTAGACAAGTACCTCTATAACCAACCAAAGGTGACCCTCAATTGGAGCCAAAGATTTAGAGTGATCAAAGGTGTTGCATGTGGCCTCTATTATCTCCATGAAGGATGGGAACAAGTGGTGATTCACAGGGACATCAAAGCTAGCAACATTTTGCTAGATTCAGAACTAAATGGGAAATTAGGAGATTTTGGGCTTGCAAGACTATATGATCACGGTACAGATCCTCAAACCACCCATTTGGTGGGAACTCTTGGATATGTGGCCCCGGAGAACACTCGAACTGCCAGGGCCACTACAAGCACGGATGTTTTCGCATTCGGGGCATTTTTGCTTGAAGTTACCTGTGGAAGAAGGCCGATTGAGGCTCGGGAGGAGGAGGACGTGATATTGGTGGACTGGGTGTTTTCTTGCTGGGATAAGGGCAACATTCTAGAGGCAAGAGATCCAAATTTAGGCACGGACAGTGTGGCGGAGGAAGTGGAGCTAGTATTGCAACTCGGATTGTTGTGCTCCCAATCTGAGCCAACTGCGAGACCAAGCATGCGTCAAGTAGTGCAGTACTTGGAAGGGGAACTTGCAATGCAGGATTTATCATCTCTTGGTATTACAGAAGGTGGATTGACATTTGCACATCATGAAGGTTTCAGTAAGTCTATCCTGTCTGATCCATCTTCATCAGGCAAGGCATTTTCACAGATATCTTCTGTCGCAAATTCTCTCCTCTCAGGTGGAAGATGA